The DNA region CGAGAATCGAATCATCATTGAATTTTGATTCTGTTTCTTCTTTACTAAGTACTTCGAAGAGTTGATTTACTATTTCATACTTAGATCTACTAGTCTACGCGTGTAGAAACCGGAATAACGAATAGATTTAATGTTTTGTGGAATGATGTGTTTGATGTATCTAATTACAAATTCATTGTTAGAAAAAGAAAAGATTTATCTTTATTATGAAGATTAATGGAACCATTATCAAGAAAATCGACCTGATTAAGATCGAGAGCATTTCCTTTGATAGTTTTGGAAAGGTA from Leptospira wolbachii serovar Codice str. CDC includes:
- a CDS encoding transposase produces the protein MFSFSNNEFVIRYIKHIIPQNIKSIRYSGFYTRRLVDLSMK